A stretch of the Nothobranchius furzeri strain GRZ-AD chromosome 5, NfurGRZ-RIMD1, whole genome shotgun sequence genome encodes the following:
- the tstd3 gene encoding thiosulfate sulfurtransferase/rhodanese-like domain-containing protein 3 — MALRRCWRFSGLVPRLLWRSPIPPGSSIGGRSTSVPSFANTYRCYKSTGVRWFGSQLSHTDVSYEQLKQLLDGQKTVVIDVREPWELREYGFIPGSINVPLGHVITALQLDPDEFREKYDAELPQQTDNIVFICLAGVRSKSALITAASLGYKQVQHYPGGWQEWVERETHQ; from the exons ATGGCACTCAGAAGGTGCTGGAGGTTTTCCGGTCTCGTCCCACGACTTTTGTGGCGCAGTCCTATCCCACCCGGGTCTTCCATAGGAGGGAGAAGCACTTCCGTGCCTAGCTTTGCCAACACTTACCGATGTTATAAAA GCACAGGCGTCCGCTGGTTCGGGTCACAACTGTCACACACAGATGTGAGTTATGAGCAGCTGAAGCAGCTCCTGGATGGACAGAAAACTGTAGTCATTGATGTCAGGGAGCCATGGGAGCTCAGGGAGTATGGCTTCATCCCTGGATCAATTAATGTGCCCT TGGGACATGTGATCACTGCTCTACAGCTGGATCCAGATGAGTTCAGAGAAAAATATGATGCTGAACTGCCCCAGCAGACAGATAACATTGTGTTTATTTGCCTGGCTGGGGTCAGGAGCAAAAGTGCCCTCATCACTGCTGCCTCGTTAGGATATAAACA agttcagcattatcctggtggatggcaggagtgggtggaacgTGAAACACATCAGTGA